Proteins from a single region of Streptomyces sp. TN58:
- a CDS encoding S28 family serine protease translates to MRKTLGWLLSLVVLIGTMGAAGTTAQAATAAEPAAAADIKDQILGIPGMSLIEEKPYPGYRFFVLNYEQPVDHRQPWKGTFKQRLTLLHKDVSRPSVFFTSGYNVNTNPRRSEPTTIVDGNQVSMEYRFFTPSRPDPANWAHLDIWQAASDQHRIFTALKKIYKKNWLATGGSKGGMTATYYERFYPRDMDGVVAYVAPNDVADKEDSAYDRFFAKVGTKECRDKLNAVQREALLRREPLEARYATAAAENGWTFNTIGNLDKAYEAVVLDYVWAFWQYSLLADCAAIPAAATASDQDIWDSIDAISGFSAYTDQGLETYTPYYYQAGTQLGSPNIKQPHLGNLSRYGYQPPRNFVPRDIPMAFQPGAMADIDRWVRDHANQMLFVYGQNDPWGAEPFRIGYGARDSHVMIAPGANHGANVAKLLDGEKALATAKILQWAGVAPAATLADTGRAAPLAAPDAELDRRDLEREPQLRP, encoded by the coding sequence ATGCGCAAGACGCTCGGATGGCTGCTGTCGCTCGTGGTGCTCATCGGCACCATGGGTGCGGCCGGCACCACGGCACAAGCGGCCACCGCCGCGGAGCCGGCGGCCGCCGCGGACATCAAGGACCAGATCCTCGGCATTCCCGGGATGAGCCTGATCGAGGAGAAGCCGTATCCCGGCTACCGATTCTTCGTGCTGAACTACGAGCAGCCGGTCGACCACCGGCAGCCGTGGAAGGGCACCTTCAAGCAGCGCCTGACCCTGTTGCACAAGGACGTCTCCCGGCCGTCGGTGTTCTTCACCTCCGGCTACAACGTCAACACCAACCCGCGCCGCAGCGAGCCGACGACCATCGTCGACGGCAACCAGGTGTCCATGGAGTATCGATTCTTCACGCCCTCCCGGCCCGACCCGGCCAACTGGGCCCACCTGGACATCTGGCAGGCCGCCAGCGACCAGCACCGCATCTTCACCGCCCTAAAGAAGATCTACAAGAAGAACTGGCTGGCCACCGGCGGCAGCAAGGGCGGCATGACGGCGACGTACTACGAGCGCTTCTACCCGCGCGACATGGACGGCGTCGTCGCCTACGTCGCGCCCAACGACGTCGCCGACAAGGAGGACTCGGCCTACGACCGGTTCTTCGCCAAGGTCGGCACCAAGGAGTGCCGCGACAAGCTGAACGCCGTGCAGCGCGAGGCACTGCTGCGCCGTGAGCCGCTGGAGGCCAGGTACGCGACCGCCGCCGCCGAGAACGGCTGGACCTTCAACACCATCGGCAACCTCGACAAGGCCTACGAGGCCGTCGTCCTCGACTACGTGTGGGCCTTCTGGCAGTACAGCCTGCTGGCCGACTGCGCCGCGATCCCGGCCGCCGCCACCGCCTCCGACCAGGATATCTGGGACTCCATCGACGCGATCTCCGGCTTCTCCGCCTACACCGACCAGGGCCTGGAGACGTACACGCCGTACTACTACCAGGCGGGCACCCAGCTCGGCTCGCCGAACATCAAGCAGCCGCACCTGGGCAACCTGAGCCGCTACGGCTACCAGCCGCCGCGCAACTTCGTGCCCCGCGACATCCCCATGGCCTTCCAGCCCGGAGCCATGGCCGACATCGACAGGTGGGTGCGCGACCACGCGAACCAGATGCTGTTCGTGTACGGGCAGAACGACCCGTGGGGCGCCGAGCCGTTCCGCATCGGCTACGGAGCCCGCGACAGCCACGTGATGATCGCGCCGGGCGCCAACCACGGGGCCAACGTCGCCAAGCTCCTCGACGGCGAGAAGGCCCTCGCGACCGCCAAGATCCTCCAGTGGGCCGGGGTGGCTCCGGCCGCGACGCTCGCCGACACGGGCCGGGCGGCGCCGCTGGCGGCCCCGGACGCCGAACTCGACCGCCGCGACCTGGAACGCGAGCCGCAGCTGCGCCCGTAA